The following coding sequences are from one Eptesicus fuscus isolate TK198812 chromosome 7, DD_ASM_mEF_20220401, whole genome shotgun sequence window:
- the BCDIN3D gene encoding RNA 5'-monophosphate methyltransferase, with amino-acid sequence MAASTEQNLGGAEEAKVEEEPRVLEPGAAPFGNFPHYSRFHSPEQRLRLLPPELLSRLFPQGPEKKPILGLDVGCNSGDLSVALYKHFLFLRDGETHSDASRELRLLCCDIDPVLVERAKKECPFPDALTFITLDFMNQRSRKVLLSSFLSQFGRSVFDIGFCMSITMWIHLNHGDHGLWEFLAHLSSLCHYLLVEPQPWKCYRAAARRLRKLGLHDFDHFHSLAIRGDMASQIVQILTQDHGMELVCCFGNTSWDRSLLLFRGKQTTETHPILNY; translated from the exons ATGGCGGCGTCCACCGAACAGAACCTAGGAGGCGCAGAGGAGGCCAAGGTGGAAGAGGAACCGCGAGTTCTGGAACCCGGGGCCGCCCCGTTCGGAAATTTCCCTCATTATTCCCGCTTCCACTCCCCAGAGCAGCGGCTCCGCCTCCTGCCTCCGGAGCTGCTCAGCCGGCTCTTCCCTCAGGGTCCCGAGAAGAAGCCGATTCTGGGGCTGGACGTGGGGTGTAACTCCGGG GATCTAAGTGTGGCTCTGTACAAACACTTCCTTTTCCTACGTGATGGGGAGACCCACTCAGATGCCTCAAGAGAACTCCGTCTCCTCTGCTGCGACATAGATCCAGTCCTGGTGGAGCGAGCTAAAAAAGAATGCCCTTTTCCTGATGCCTTGACTTTTATTACCCTGGACTTCATGAATCAAAGGAGCCGGAAAGTTCTCTTGAGCTCTTTCTTAAGCCAGTTTGGGCGCTCAGTTTTTGACATTGGCTTCTGCATGTCCATAACCATGTGGATTCATCTGAACCATGGGGACCACGGCCTGTGGGAGTTTCTGGctcacctctcctccctctgccactACCTCCTTGTGGAGCCACAGCCCTGGAAATGCTATCGGGCAGCTGCAAGGCGTCTTCGAAAGTTGGGCCTCCATGATTTTGACCACTTCCATTCCCTTGCCATCCGAGGTGATATGGCCAGTCAGATTGTGCAGATCTTGACCCAGGACCATGGCATGGAATTAGTATGCTGCTTTGGCAACACCAGCTGGGACCGAAGCCTTCTGCTCTTCAGGGGAAAACAAACCACAGAGACTCATCCAATCCTGAATTACTga